A portion of the Thermoleophilaceae bacterium genome contains these proteins:
- a CDS encoding AAA family ATPase — protein sequence MSATSRRADGLLLEREQELGALARLAAEAGEGRGGVALIEGPAGVGKSRLLGEALGRAEEAGLDSLRARGSELERNFSFGAALQLLGPPVLGAGEPTRRELFRGAAGHAEPLFRDARTALGDAAADQTFPLYHGLHWLLVSLSERSPLILAVDDAHWIDDQSSGFLVYLAQRLEELPLALVVAVRTGEPAAAGGLLERLGEAPGAEVLRPAPLSCTACERIVLDAIPAADESFARACSAASGGNPFVLRELVAAIESDGIAPTAGSAERVFTLTPEAVSRSVLARLGRLPGPARELARAAAVLGEGPLAEAAAIASVEPPAAAEAAALLERANVIAAGDRLRFVHPVLRSVVYEDAPAAWLVRAHARAAELARERGALAEVVAAHLLPAERGALRWAIEVLEEAARDARRQGAPATAARYLRRALEEEPERPVRGELLLALGGAEADAGEESGLERFEAARGLLADPARRIAALREIAGLLLYRGRYPDAAAAAGEGLAALRDAGARSANELATDLEAMWLIAKHWGVVVAERAESWEQVERLIGRERLEATPAGRGLLGHAGLGEAYAGRRRERAAELVRRAMSGGQPSEDPLDGIAFALGGFALIVADELLEAEAAMTAAIEAGRRRGSILEIAAFAHVRSIARYRLGWLAEAASDAEDAVEGGRHGWGATLPMAHAYVALIRLERGEEDAAWEALELPGGEELWRANPSWGAWVAVRGRLRLQRGEAEEGRADLAYVEAMAQASGALNPAMLPWRSWAAACAQRLGDETEARRLADEELELARAWGAPRAVAQALRGDALVAGGERAITALEEALELLEGSPAALEDAHVRFALGAALRRAGRRREARERLAQALDLAHRAGAGALVERALSELRVAGARPRRPAMSGVAALTPSERRVAALAAEGRSNREIAEGLFVTERTVEMHLTASYAKLGIASRRELPHALAAGEG from the coding sequence ATGAGCGCGACCAGCCGCCGCGCGGACGGCCTGCTACTGGAGCGCGAGCAGGAGCTCGGCGCTCTCGCGCGGCTGGCTGCCGAGGCGGGCGAAGGTAGGGGCGGAGTTGCGCTGATCGAGGGCCCGGCCGGCGTCGGCAAGTCGCGGCTGCTCGGCGAGGCCCTGGGCCGGGCGGAGGAGGCCGGCCTCGACTCCCTGCGGGCGCGGGGCAGCGAGCTCGAGCGCAACTTCAGCTTCGGCGCCGCGCTGCAGCTGCTAGGTCCCCCGGTGCTCGGAGCCGGCGAGCCCACGCGGCGGGAGCTCTTCCGCGGCGCCGCCGGGCACGCCGAGCCGCTCTTTCGCGACGCTCGGACGGCCCTGGGCGACGCCGCCGCGGACCAGACCTTCCCCCTCTACCACGGGCTGCACTGGCTGCTCGTGAGCCTGTCGGAGCGCTCTCCCCTGATACTCGCCGTGGACGACGCCCACTGGATCGACGACCAGTCCTCAGGCTTCCTCGTCTACCTGGCCCAGCGGCTCGAGGAGCTGCCGCTCGCCCTCGTCGTGGCCGTTCGGACGGGCGAGCCCGCGGCGGCCGGCGGGCTGCTGGAGCGGCTTGGGGAGGCTCCGGGGGCCGAGGTGCTGCGGCCGGCGCCGCTCAGCTGCACCGCGTGCGAGCGAATCGTGCTGGACGCCATCCCGGCGGCCGACGAGAGCTTCGCCCGCGCATGCTCGGCCGCGAGCGGCGGGAACCCGTTCGTGCTCCGCGAGCTGGTGGCCGCCATCGAGTCCGACGGCATCGCGCCCACCGCCGGGTCGGCCGAGCGGGTCTTCACGCTGACCCCGGAGGCCGTCTCGCGATCCGTTCTCGCCCGCCTCGGCCGCCTGCCCGGTCCGGCGCGCGAGCTTGCCCGCGCGGCGGCGGTCCTGGGGGAAGGTCCGCTCGCGGAGGCGGCGGCGATCGCCTCGGTCGAGCCGCCTGCCGCGGCCGAGGCGGCGGCCCTGCTCGAGCGGGCGAACGTCATCGCCGCCGGCGATCGGCTCCGCTTCGTCCACCCGGTGCTGCGATCGGTGGTCTACGAGGATGCGCCCGCCGCCTGGCTGGTGCGAGCCCACGCCCGGGCGGCGGAGCTCGCGCGCGAGCGCGGGGCGCTGGCTGAGGTCGTGGCGGCCCACCTCCTGCCGGCGGAGCGGGGTGCGCTCCGCTGGGCGATCGAGGTGCTGGAGGAGGCAGCCCGGGACGCGCGGCGCCAGGGCGCCCCTGCGACGGCGGCCCGCTATCTGCGCCGGGCGCTGGAGGAGGAGCCCGAGCGGCCGGTTCGCGGGGAGCTGCTGCTCGCGCTCGGCGGCGCGGAGGCGGACGCGGGCGAGGAGAGCGGCCTGGAGCGCTTCGAGGCGGCGCGAGGGCTGCTCGCGGACCCTGCCCGCCGGATCGCCGCGCTGCGCGAGATCGCGGGGCTGCTGCTCTACCGCGGCCGCTACCCGGACGCGGCTGCGGCCGCCGGTGAGGGCCTGGCCGCGCTTCGAGATGCCGGCGCGAGGTCTGCCAACGAGCTGGCCACCGACCTGGAGGCGATGTGGCTGATCGCGAAGCACTGGGGCGTGGTCGTGGCGGAGCGCGCCGAGTCCTGGGAGCAGGTCGAGCGCCTGATCGGGCGGGAGCGGTTGGAGGCGACACCGGCCGGGCGGGGGCTACTGGGGCACGCCGGGCTGGGAGAGGCGTACGCGGGGCGAAGGAGGGAGCGAGCCGCGGAGCTGGTCCGCCGCGCGATGTCGGGAGGACAGCCGAGCGAGGATCCCCTCGACGGCATCGCTTTCGCGCTCGGCGGCTTCGCGCTGATCGTCGCCGACGAGCTGCTCGAGGCCGAGGCGGCCATGACGGCCGCCATCGAGGCAGGGCGCCGACGAGGCTCGATTCTCGAGATCGCCGCGTTCGCCCACGTGCGCTCGATCGCCCGCTATCGCCTCGGGTGGCTGGCGGAGGCGGCCAGCGACGCCGAGGACGCCGTGGAGGGCGGCCGCCACGGCTGGGGTGCGACGCTGCCGATGGCGCACGCCTACGTGGCGCTGATCCGGCTGGAGCGCGGCGAGGAGGACGCCGCCTGGGAGGCGCTGGAGCTGCCGGGCGGTGAGGAGCTCTGGCGGGCCAACCCGTCATGGGGAGCCTGGGTGGCGGTCCGGGGGCGCCTCAGGCTCCAGCGCGGGGAGGCGGAGGAGGGCCGCGCCGACCTCGCCTACGTCGAGGCCATGGCGCAGGCGTCGGGCGCCCTGAACCCGGCGATGCTCCCCTGGCGCTCGTGGGCGGCGGCGTGCGCGCAGCGTCTCGGGGACGAGACGGAGGCGCGGCGGCTGGCGGACGAGGAGCTGGAGCTGGCACGAGCCTGGGGCGCGCCCCGCGCGGTCGCACAAGCGCTGCGAGGCGATGCTCTGGTCGCGGGCGGCGAGCGGGCGATCACGGCGCTCGAGGAGGCGCTGGAACTGCTGGAGGGCTCGCCGGCGGCGCTGGAGGACGCCCACGTGCGCTTCGCGCTGGGAGCAGCCCTGCGCCGCGCCGGCCGGCGCAGAGAAGCGCGCGAGCGGCTGGCGCAGGCGCTGGACCTGGCCCACCGCGCCGGCGCGGGCGCGCTGGTGGAGCGGGCGCTCTCCGAGCTGCGGGTTGCCGGCGCCCGCCCCCGCCGCCCCGCCATGTCCGGCGTCGCCGCGCTCACGCCGAGCGAGCGCCGCGTGGCCGCCCTCGCGGCCGAGGGGCGGTCAAATCGGGAAATCGCCGAGGGCCTGTTCGTGACCGAGCGCACCGTGGAGATGCACCTGACGGCCTCCTACGCGAAGCTCGGCATCGCCTCACGCCGGGAGCTGCCGCATGCGCTGGCCGCCGGCGAGGGATAG
- the ctaD gene encoding cytochrome c oxidase subunit I — protein sequence MTGEALPPPVSARPRPEVVMHGTEPEPAGWTTWLTTTDHKKIGIMYLFATFGFFILGGVEALLMRLQLAQASSTLIEPTAYNGLVSLHGTTMIFLFVVPVLAGFGNYMLPLMIGARDMAFPRLNALSFWLLLFGGIAFYASLFWSPPTAGWTSYAPLSDDAFLPDGGIDAWIFLIHLTGLSSLLGAINFVATIHNMRAKGMSWGRMPLFVWSLLVYSYLLILALPAIAAAVTMLLTDRHFGTAFFDVTGGGDPLLWQHLFWFFGHPEVYIMILPAFGMISEIVPVFARKPIFGYKAIAASTAAIAFLGLLVWAHHMFTTPTATVVLAIFMISSFAIAVPTGIKIFNWIATLWRGSIVFKTPLYFAAGFIGLFLIGGISGVILAVFPVDWQLHDSYFVVAHIHYVLFGGSVFGIFAGLYYWFPKMSGRMLSEGLGKASFWVMFVGFNLTFLVQHSAGLSGMPRRIYDYPEGAGWEGFNLASTIGSFLLGIGVLMSVVNVILSIKKGKKAGNDPWHGNTLEWFVQSPPPVNNFDVVPRVRSVEPMKDIRREVARGARQTAGTVSQPVA from the coding sequence GTGACCGGCGAAGCCCTTCCACCCCCGGTCTCCGCCCGGCCCCGTCCCGAGGTCGTCATGCACGGCACGGAGCCCGAGCCCGCGGGATGGACCACGTGGCTCACCACCACCGATCACAAGAAGATCGGGATCATGTACCTCTTCGCCACCTTCGGGTTCTTCATCCTCGGTGGCGTCGAGGCGCTGCTCATGCGGCTCCAGCTCGCCCAGGCGAGCAGCACGCTCATCGAGCCCACGGCCTACAACGGGCTGGTCTCGCTGCACGGCACCACGATGATCTTCCTGTTCGTGGTGCCGGTCCTCGCCGGCTTCGGCAACTACATGCTGCCGCTCATGATCGGGGCCAGGGACATGGCGTTCCCGCGGCTGAACGCGCTGTCGTTCTGGCTGCTGCTGTTCGGCGGCATCGCGTTCTATGCCAGCCTCTTCTGGTCGCCGCCCACCGCGGGCTGGACCTCCTACGCCCCGCTGTCGGACGACGCATTCCTGCCCGACGGCGGCATCGACGCGTGGATCTTCCTCATCCACCTCACGGGCCTCTCCTCGCTGCTGGGCGCCATCAACTTCGTCGCGACGATCCACAACATGCGCGCCAAGGGCATGAGCTGGGGCCGCATGCCGCTGTTCGTCTGGTCGCTGCTCGTGTACAGCTACCTGCTGATCCTGGCGCTGCCCGCCATCGCCGCCGCGGTCACGATGCTGCTCACCGACCGCCACTTCGGCACCGCCTTCTTCGACGTCACGGGCGGCGGCGACCCGCTGCTCTGGCAGCACCTCTTCTGGTTCTTCGGGCACCCCGAGGTGTACATCATGATCCTGCCGGCGTTCGGCATGATCTCGGAGATCGTGCCGGTGTTCGCGCGCAAGCCGATCTTCGGCTACAAGGCCATCGCGGCGTCCACGGCGGCCATCGCGTTCCTCGGACTGCTCGTGTGGGCCCACCACATGTTCACCACCCCCACGGCAACGGTGGTGCTGGCGATCTTCATGATCAGCTCCTTTGCGATCGCGGTGCCGACGGGCATCAAGATCTTCAACTGGATCGCCACGCTCTGGCGCGGGTCGATCGTCTTCAAGACGCCGCTCTACTTCGCCGCCGGCTTCATCGGCCTGTTCCTGATCGGCGGCATCTCCGGCGTGATCCTGGCGGTCTTCCCGGTGGACTGGCAGCTCCACGACAGCTACTTCGTGGTTGCCCACATCCACTACGTGCTGTTCGGCGGCTCGGTGTTCGGCATCTTCGCCGGGCTCTACTACTGGTTCCCGAAGATGTCGGGCCGGATGCTGTCGGAGGGCCTGGGCAAGGCGTCGTTCTGGGTGATGTTCGTGGGCTTCAACCTCACCTTCCTCGTTCAGCACTCCGCCGGCCTGTCGGGCATGCCGCGGCGCATCTACGACTACCCGGAGGGCGCCGGCTGGGAGGGCTTCAACCTGGCCTCCACCATCGGCTCGTTCCTGCTCGGCATCGGCGTGCTCATGTCGGTCGTCAACGTGATCCTCAGCATCAAGAAGGGCAAGAAGGCCGGCAACGACCCGTGGCACGGCAACACGCTCGAGTGGTTCGTGCAGTCGCCGCCGCCGGTGAACAACTTCGACGTCGTCCCGCGCGTGCGCTCGGTGGAGCCGATGAAGGACATCCGGCGCGAGGTGGCGAGGGGCGCCCGGCAGACGGCCGGCACGGTCTCCCAGCCGGTGGCCTGA
- the coxB gene encoding cytochrome c oxidase subunit II yields MRRGRHTRTLLAALALGAGALLVAAPAAMAGAIFPESGGSPNADDISTLYEITFYIGLVIFIGVEGTLIWSLVKYRARRGGPPAEQIHGNTPLEVGWTMGAAAIVVVLAAVTFVYLDDITNPPASGPDGLQAAEAVQFAAINQTEPPGGEGLKIGVNGQQYLWRYDYPGDQPLFAYHEMVVPVNTTVLLEITSQDVAHSWWIPELGGKADALPGHVNETWFKISEPGVYSGQCAELCGDNHADMRATVRALPVAEYEAWAQQQRADIQEAQEALAEQRERREETETRQ; encoded by the coding sequence GTGCGACGTGGCCGCCACACCCGGACTCTGCTCGCGGCCCTCGCCCTCGGCGCGGGTGCGCTGCTGGTCGCGGCCCCGGCGGCGATGGCCGGCGCGATCTTCCCGGAGTCCGGCGGCTCGCCCAACGCCGACGACATCTCCACCCTCTACGAGATCACGTTCTACATCGGGCTCGTGATCTTCATCGGCGTGGAGGGCACGCTGATCTGGTCGCTGGTGAAGTACCGGGCGCGCCGCGGCGGGCCGCCCGCCGAGCAGATCCACGGCAACACGCCGCTCGAGGTGGGCTGGACCATGGGCGCGGCCGCCATCGTCGTGGTGCTCGCCGCCGTGACCTTCGTCTATCTGGACGACATCACGAACCCGCCGGCCTCCGGACCCGACGGGCTCCAGGCGGCCGAGGCCGTGCAGTTCGCGGCCATCAACCAGACGGAGCCGCCCGGCGGCGAAGGGCTCAAGATCGGAGTCAACGGCCAGCAGTACCTCTGGCGCTACGACTACCCGGGTGACCAGCCGCTGTTCGCCTACCACGAGATGGTGGTCCCGGTGAACACCACCGTCCTCCTGGAGATCACCTCGCAGGACGTGGCCCACTCGTGGTGGATTCCCGAGCTCGGCGGCAAGGCCGATGCCCTCCCGGGCCACGTCAACGAGACCTGGTTCAAGATCTCCGAGCCGGGCGTGTACTCGGGCCAGTGCGCCGAGCTGTGCGGCGACAACCACGCCGACATGCGCGCCACTGTCCGGGCTCTCCCGGTGGCCGAGTACGAGGCCTGGGCGCAGCAACAGCGCGCGGACATCCAGGAAGCGCAGGAGGCGCTCGCCGAGCAGCGCGAGCGACGTGAGGAGACGGAGACCCGGCAGTGA
- a CDS encoding enoyl-CoA hydratase produces MSYETVQWEQSGAIGRITLNRPETLNAWTAEFGHELKQVIEEEASDPSVRAVLVTGAGRGFSSGADLKAGFDAHPDDGRPDVRKELLDVYHPIITGVRRLEKPVIAAVNGPAVGIGCSLALACDLVLCAESAYFGLAFVNIGLMPDGGSTLFVPAAVGKARAFEMAFLGERVTAQQALEWGLVNRVHADDRLLDEANALVEQLSAGPTRSYAGSKRALNQMLYPRMDEQLELEADLQHALARTDDFHEGVGAFVGKRAAAFGGT; encoded by the coding sequence ATGAGCTACGAGACCGTCCAGTGGGAGCAGTCCGGCGCCATCGGGCGCATCACCCTCAACCGCCCCGAGACGCTGAACGCGTGGACGGCCGAGTTCGGCCACGAGCTCAAGCAGGTGATCGAGGAGGAGGCGTCCGATCCGTCCGTGCGCGCCGTGCTGGTCACGGGAGCGGGCCGCGGCTTCTCCTCCGGCGCGGACCTCAAGGCGGGCTTCGACGCCCACCCCGACGACGGCCGCCCGGACGTGCGCAAGGAGCTGCTCGACGTCTACCACCCGATCATCACCGGGGTGCGCCGCCTCGAGAAGCCGGTGATCGCGGCCGTGAACGGGCCCGCCGTGGGCATCGGCTGCTCGCTCGCGCTCGCGTGCGACCTGGTGCTGTGCGCGGAGTCGGCCTACTTCGGCCTGGCCTTCGTGAACATCGGCCTCATGCCCGACGGCGGATCCACGCTGTTCGTGCCCGCCGCCGTCGGGAAGGCGCGCGCGTTCGAGATGGCCTTCCTCGGCGAGCGGGTGACCGCGCAGCAGGCGCTCGAGTGGGGCCTCGTGAACCGGGTGCACGCCGACGACCGCCTGCTGGACGAGGCCAACGCTCTCGTGGAGCAGCTCTCAGCGGGCCCCACGCGCTCCTACGCCGGCTCCAAGCGCGCTCTCAACCAGATGCTCTACCCGCGCATGGACGAGCAGCTCGAGCTCGAGGCCGACCTCCAGCACGCCCTGGCCCGCACGGACGACTTCCACGAGGGCGTCGGCGCCTTCGTGGGCAAGCGCGCGGCGGCTTTCGGCGGGACGTGA
- a CDS encoding MBL fold metallo-hydrolase encodes MLLDEVEWLGHSGFRVRSGRTVIYIDPYRVPDGPEADLILVTHGHYDHFSPTDVERLSTDETTVVAPPAVAERVAGNVVSVRPGDVVRPAEGVEVVAVAAYNTSKRDTDGRAFHPREAGWVGYDMNVRGERLYHSGDTDVIPEMDAVAGVDVALLPVSGTYVMTAAEAVEAARRIQPRVAVPMHWGEHIGTLEDARLFAERAPVEVAIMERTT; translated from the coding sequence ATGCTCCTCGACGAGGTCGAGTGGCTCGGGCACTCGGGCTTCCGGGTCCGCTCGGGCCGGACGGTGATCTACATCGATCCGTACCGCGTGCCGGACGGGCCGGAGGCGGACCTCATCCTCGTCACCCATGGCCACTACGACCACTTCTCGCCCACCGACGTCGAGCGCCTGAGCACGGATGAGACCACCGTCGTGGCGCCGCCGGCGGTGGCAGAGCGCGTGGCGGGAAACGTGGTGTCGGTGCGGCCGGGCGACGTCGTGCGGCCGGCGGAGGGAGTCGAGGTGGTGGCGGTGGCGGCCTACAACACGTCCAAGCGCGACACGGACGGGCGCGCCTTCCACCCGCGGGAGGCCGGCTGGGTGGGCTACGACATGAACGTGCGCGGCGAGCGGCTCTACCACTCCGGGGACACGGACGTGATCCCCGAGATGGACGCCGTGGCCGGGGTGGACGTGGCGCTGCTGCCCGTGAGCGGCACCTACGTGATGACCGCGGCCGAGGCCGTGGAGGCCGCGCGGCGGATCCAGCCGCGCGTGGCGGTCCCGATGCACTGGGGCGAGCACATCGGGACCTTGGAGGACGCGCGCCTGTTCGCCGAGCGGGCGCCCGTGGAGGTAGCGATCATGGAGAGGACCACATGA
- a CDS encoding alpha/beta hydrolase has protein sequence MTGTASAASADPFEGVRTAAVEGTSLAYREQGQGEPVVLVHGSASDLRIWEGQWPAIGAEHRAIAYSRRYARPNADIEPGADDQMLPHVEDLAGFLPAVGAAPAHLVGHSWGGFICLLTAIRHPEAVRSLVLLEPPVLSLFLSKPPRPPELLRLLARRPRTAVAIVRFGAGTIAPAEKAFNRDDDEEAMQTFARGVLGREIYEQLPEARKQRMRENVGSLKAQLTGAGFPPLTEDEVRGVEVPALLLTGDRSPAAFVRMSEHLERLLPHAEREEIPDSSHAMPEENPDAVNDAILGFLARQASSG, from the coding sequence ATGACGGGCACCGCCAGCGCAGCGAGCGCAGATCCGTTCGAGGGCGTGAGGACCGCCGCGGTCGAGGGGACCTCGCTCGCCTATCGCGAGCAGGGGCAGGGCGAGCCGGTCGTGCTCGTCCACGGCAGCGCCAGTGACCTGCGGATCTGGGAGGGACAGTGGCCCGCGATCGGCGCCGAGCACCGGGCGATCGCCTACAGCCGCCGCTACGCGCGGCCGAACGCGGACATCGAGCCGGGCGCCGACGACCAGATGCTGCCGCACGTCGAGGACCTCGCCGGGTTCCTGCCGGCGGTGGGTGCGGCCCCCGCCCACCTGGTCGGTCACTCGTGGGGCGGCTTCATCTGCCTGCTCACGGCGATCCGGCACCCGGAGGCCGTCCGCAGCCTGGTGCTCCTCGAGCCACCCGTGCTCTCGCTGTTCCTGAGCAAGCCGCCGCGGCCTCCGGAGCTGCTCCGGCTCCTGGCCCGCCGGCCGAGGACAGCGGTCGCCATCGTCCGCTTCGGAGCCGGGACGATCGCCCCCGCCGAGAAGGCGTTCAACCGGGACGACGACGAGGAGGCCATGCAAACGTTCGCCCGCGGCGTGCTCGGCAGGGAGATCTACGAGCAGCTGCCGGAGGCCCGCAAGCAGCGGATGCGCGAGAACGTCGGCTCGCTCAAGGCCCAGCTGACGGGCGCCGGCTTCCCGCCGCTCACCGAGGACGAGGTGCGCGGCGTGGAGGTCCCGGCGCTGCTGCTGACCGGTGACCGCAGCCCTGCCGCCTTCGTCCGCATGAGCGAGCACCTCGAGCGGCTGCTGCCCCACGCCGAGCGGGAGGAGATCCCGGACTCCTCGCACGCGATGCCGGAGGAGAACCCGGACGCCGTGAACGACGCGATCCTGGGCTTCCTCGCCCGTCAGGCGTCGTCGGGCTGA
- the pdxH gene encoding pyridoxamine 5'-phosphate oxidase → MALREEDLDRDPLAQFARWFADARAGGVFEPEAVALATASANGTPSARMVLLKGHDARGLVFFTNYLSRKGRELEENPRAALLFHWKELGRQVRVEGAVARVAREETEAYARTRGRKSRLSALASPQSEVVASREELDARVRAVESEHAGADVGVADWWGGYRLAPSAWEFWQHGEDRLHDRLRYRAGERGWFIERLAP, encoded by the coding sequence ATGGCGCTGCGCGAGGAGGATCTCGACCGCGATCCCCTCGCGCAGTTTGCCCGCTGGTTTGCGGACGCCCGCGCCGGCGGCGTGTTCGAGCCGGAGGCCGTCGCGCTTGCCACGGCGTCCGCGAACGGGACCCCGAGTGCGCGCATGGTGCTGCTCAAGGGCCACGACGCGCGCGGGCTGGTGTTCTTCACGAACTACCTCAGCCGCAAGGGCCGCGAGCTGGAGGAGAACCCGCGCGCAGCCCTCCTCTTCCACTGGAAGGAGCTGGGCCGCCAGGTCCGGGTGGAGGGAGCCGTCGCGCGGGTCGCGCGGGAGGAGACCGAGGCCTACGCGCGCACGCGCGGGCGCAAAAGCCGCCTGAGCGCCCTGGCCTCGCCGCAGAGCGAGGTGGTGGCGAGCCGCGAGGAGCTCGACGCGCGCGTGCGCGCAGTCGAGTCCGAGCACGCCGGCGCCGACGTGGGCGTGGCGGACTGGTGGGGCGGGTACCGTCTCGCCCCGAGCGCGTGGGAGTTCTGGCAGCACGGCGAGGACCGCCTGCACGATCGGCTGCGCTATCGCGCTGGCGAACGCGGTTGGTTCATCGAGCGGCTGGCCCCCTGA
- a CDS encoding phosphatase PAP2 family protein has translation MRLSSVLRTAALGCVAAGIAAPLARHRLKLRPAVVSTLAWQAPFALAVARPRTPLRDAGIYTLQMWAYIAHYEMPNDDPDALLRRLRVEYPIRVDRAIGGGDLPTHRLQRALGRPGEVRRHDLWLSWVHWSWFFVPHGSMAWTLWRHREHFPRSATLMAATFDAGLAFYWLVPTAPPWWAGESRKMRPVRRIMVEAGEHYWGRLWRPLYDFLAGNPFAAMPSLHFATSVMSAHVLSDVGRGPGALGWAYASTLGFALVYLGEHYVVDLLAGFVLAETVRQLGPRAEPAIRAAQRAVQRFEPRVAW, from the coding sequence TTGCGCCTGTCCAGCGTCCTCAGGACCGCGGCGCTGGGCTGCGTGGCCGCAGGCATAGCCGCCCCCCTGGCCCGCCACCGTCTGAAGCTCCGCCCCGCGGTCGTCTCCACGCTTGCCTGGCAGGCGCCGTTCGCGCTCGCGGTCGCCCGTCCGCGCACACCGCTGCGCGACGCCGGCATCTACACGCTGCAGATGTGGGCGTACATCGCGCACTACGAGATGCCCAACGACGACCCGGACGCGCTGCTGCGCCGCCTGCGAGTGGAGTACCCGATCCGGGTGGACCGGGCCATCGGCGGGGGCGACCTGCCCACGCACCGCCTCCAGCGCGCGCTCGGCCGGCCCGGCGAGGTGCGCCGCCATGACCTCTGGCTCTCCTGGGTGCACTGGAGCTGGTTCTTCGTCCCGCACGGCTCGATGGCCTGGACGCTGTGGCGCCACCGCGAGCACTTCCCGCGCTCGGCAACGTTGATGGCGGCCACCTTCGACGCCGGCCTCGCCTTCTACTGGCTGGTGCCCACGGCCCCGCCGTGGTGGGCGGGTGAGAGCCGCAAGATGCGGCCGGTCCGGCGGATCATGGTGGAGGCCGGGGAGCACTACTGGGGCAGGCTCTGGCGCCCGCTCTACGATTTCCTGGCCGGCAATCCCTTCGCGGCCATGCCCTCACTCCACTTCGCCACATCGGTCATGTCGGCCCACGTCCTCTCGGACGTCGGGCGCGGGCCGGGTGCGCTGGGCTGGGCCTACGCCTCCACGCTCGGATTCGCGCTCGTCTACCTGGGCGAGCACTACGTCGTGGACCTGCTCGCGGGGTTCGTCCTCGCGGAGACGGTGCGGCAGCTCGGCCCGCGGGCCGAGCCGGCCATCCGGGCGGCGCAGCGGGCCGTGCAGCGCTTCGAGCCGAGGGTGGCCTGGTGA
- a CDS encoding lysylphosphatidylglycerol synthase transmembrane domain-containing protein, which produces MRARDERLAPAPGVLTRDEAEDAAIEERAAGLLGNPRRLVTLGLAFVAVVVAIYVVLPNVVGLDDTFDRLGDATWYWIAVALGFNIAAFAAYVAIFRGILSGADDPVMERRLGFTASYQITMAGLAATRVFSAAGAGGLVLTYWALRKAGMERRRAACRMVALLVLLYTVYLLALVIFGVLLRTGVLPGDDPVSGTIVPAGIAGVVLLVLALVALIPQDFERRLAEYARGYRRARFAKRMATGPATLASGVRTAIGYMRHPSRGALAVAGAVGFWAANIGVLWASFEAFGGDVSFGVLVQGFFVGMAANLIPSPAGGVGSVDAGMIGAFVLFGVPAASVVFPAVLTYRVIAFWLPIPPGVVAFFQLQRTVARWKEEEGDAGYTSKSKVTAAEAT; this is translated from the coding sequence GTGAGGGCCCGCGACGAGCGCTTGGCGCCCGCGCCGGGCGTCCTCACCCGGGACGAGGCCGAGGACGCCGCGATCGAGGAGCGGGCCGCAGGCCTCCTGGGCAACCCCCGCCGCCTCGTGACGCTGGGCCTCGCGTTCGTCGCCGTCGTCGTCGCCATCTACGTCGTGCTGCCGAATGTCGTCGGCCTCGACGACACGTTCGACCGCCTCGGCGACGCCACCTGGTACTGGATCGCGGTCGCGCTCGGCTTCAACATCGCGGCGTTCGCCGCCTACGTGGCGATCTTCCGCGGGATCCTCAGCGGCGCCGACGACCCGGTGATGGAGCGGCGGCTGGGGTTCACGGCCTCGTACCAGATCACGATGGCGGGCCTGGCCGCCACGCGCGTGTTCTCCGCCGCCGGCGCCGGCGGCCTCGTGCTCACGTACTGGGCATTGCGCAAGGCGGGGATGGAGCGCCGCCGCGCGGCCTGCCGGATGGTGGCGCTGCTCGTGCTGCTCTATACGGTCTACCTCCTCGCGCTCGTGATCTTCGGCGTCCTGCTGCGCACGGGGGTGCTGCCCGGGGACGACCCCGTCAGCGGGACCATCGTGCCGGCGGGCATCGCGGGCGTGGTCCTGCTGGTCCTCGCGCTGGTGGCGCTCATCCCGCAGGACTTCGAGCGCCGGCTGGCCGAGTATGCGCGGGGCTACCGGCGCGCCCGCTTCGCCAAGCGCATGGCCACCGGCCCGGCCACGCTGGCCTCGGGTGTGCGCACCGCCATCGGCTACATGCGCCACCCGAGCCGCGGCGCGCTCGCGGTGGCCGGGGCGGTGGGCTTCTGGGCGGCCAACATCGGGGTGCTGTGGGCCAGCTTCGAGGCGTTCGGCGGCGACGTTTCCTTCGGGGTCCTCGTACAGGGCTTCTTCGTGGGCATGGCGGCCAACCTCATCCCGTCGCCCGCCGGGGGGGTCGGGTCCGTGGACGCAGGCATGATCGGGGCCTTCGTCCTGTTCGGCGTCCCCGCGGCATCTGTGGTCTTCCCGGCCGTGCTCACCTACCGGGTAATAGCCTTCTGGCTGCCGATCCCGCCCGGGGTCGTCGCCTTCTTCCAGCTGCAGCGCACCGTCGCGCGGTGGAAGGAGGAAGAGGGGGACGCGGGCTATACTTCAAAAAGTAAAGTGACTGCTGCGGAGGCCACGTGA